The following is a genomic window from Spirosoma foliorum.
CCGATGCGCTTACCACATCATTTTTCCCGTCGCCATTCACATCCAATATCTGCATATGCGAACAGGGTTCCCCGATATCGGCCGGATGAAATACCCAGTTCGCGGACTTTTTATCAGCAGTTCCTTCAAACCATCCCTCCCGAACCACTACATCGTTGAAACCATCCTTATTGATATCGCCAAAGCCGATACCGTGTGAGAACGTCTCTGTACCCGGAACGTTTTCCTGGCTTAAGGCAAATCGCTGCCACTCTGTATCTCCAGGTTTTACCGGCGGTTTCAGCCAGATAATCTGTTTCTTGGCCTTATCGCCACAAAGAATATCCAGCCGCCCATCACCATCGATATCAATAAAACCCGGCGACTCATTGGCAATACCCACCGAATCAGCCAGGATGTGCTTTTTCCAGGCACCATCAGTTTTGGTTTTAGGATTCTCAAACCAGAAAGCGGGTTTGCCGGGAAAGTCAATAATCACTACATCGTCCCAGCCATCCAGATTTACGTCCATTCCCAGATTCAGAAACGATTCGCTGTATTCCTTCCGTGGGTCAAACACACGCGATGGGGCCATCTCGTGGCGTGTCCAGTTGGGAGCTTCGAACCAGTAATAACCAGCCACGATATCCATCTTGCCATCCTTATTCAGATCGGCAACAGCGACACCTTCCGAAATAAAGTCCCGCGTGATCGTCGTCTTTTTAAAGTCACCATCTGGTACAACGGGTTTCGTCGATTTAGCCACGTTCGCAGCGGCATTCGTTGCCTGTTGCTGACGTACATTGAACAGTGATTTTTCCTGTCCATAAGCAGTTGCTATCCAACAGAGAGCCAACAGACCGCTAAGAATATGTCGGCTAATTATATTGGTTGTTGTATTCATGATTATCGCATCTGTTTACGATTCTGATGTTGTCTTTTAAAACGGCTGCAAGTGCACATATTTTTGTCATCCCGACGCAGGAGGGATCTCATGTTTCCTGACGCATGAGATCCCTCCTGCGTCGGGATGACAAAAATGAACTGTTTAGCAAATCTCAAAATATTACTCCTACTATTCCTCCAGCGTCTTGGCGATCAACGACTGAAGTTCGTGCGTTTCGTGCGAATGTTCCAGCTTACCGACGCGGTCATTCAACTCTTTGAGCAATTTCTTCGAATCCTCGGTACCCAGAGCACCTATTCGCTGAACTGTATAAGGTAACAATTTGGGTAATTTCGCCTTTTCGGCCATTTGGAGGGCGCGTTTCGCATCGACGGCCGACAGTGGTTCGGCGGCATACCACACAAGCAGGGGCAGGTTATGATCCTCTTTATCTTCCGATTTCTGAACAAGCGCATCCAGCACATCCCACCGCTGATTGGGGTCCAGACGAAGCATGGCCGAACTCAGATAAAGCCGAACAAGGGCTGAATTATCCGTTTTGGCCAACTCTGCAAAGCGTTTCAGGGTTTCGGGCGAAACGCTTTTACCCTCCGCCAATAACTGAATCGCCCAACTTCGGACGTAGTCACTTTCGTTCGACAGTAAGTCCGTCAGTTCTTTTTCGGTCAATCCTTTCGTGACATGAAGCGCCCAAAGTGCCCGAAGTTTACGGGTTGCATCGGGATTTTTTGCCAGAATTTCTTTCAGCGCTTTATGCACTTTTTTATTCGGGCCACGCTCCTGCAAGAGTAGTCGGGCCTGCCGAACATACCATTCGTTCGGATGCAGTTGGTAATTCACCAACCCCATATCCGATGCCTTCGCCAGATCGACCTGTACCCATTTGTCGTTTTCGTGCGTGATCTTGAAAATCCGGCCCATCGTTTTGTTATGTACGTCGGGGTTCGGACTATGGCATTGGTTCTTGTCGTACCAGTCGATGGCAAATACCGAACCGCTTGGGTCGTATTTCATGTTCAGCCATTGCGACCAGGAATCGTTCATGACCAGAAAATCGGGTTGGTGCGTGACCAGATAACCCGACCCCTCGCGAACAGGATGGTCATGATTCAGGCGAGCCCCGTTGATGTTGTTCATGAAAATATCGTTACGATATTCTTTCGGCCACGAATCACCACCCAGATAAATCATCGCTCCCGAATGGGCATGTCCACCACCCGCCGAAGCCGACCGGAAATTACCCGCGTGTGGCCCCCGTTCGCCCAGCCAGTGCACGTGATCGGCGTGGGTTTTGATGTCGTCGTAGGTGTAGGGATTGAAATGTTTACCTGCCTGCCGGAAATAGCGTCCGCCCTGAATCATCTGATACATATGCGGAATTACACAGGCCGTCACGAAGGCATGACCGTAATCATTGAAATCCAGCCCCCAGGGGTTACTGGTTCCTTCGGCAAACAACTCGAATTTCTGTGTCGTAGGATGAAACCGCCAGACACCCGCGTTCAGTTTTGTCCGTTCTGAATCGGGTGCACCCGGCTTACCGACATTCGAGTGGGTAAACACGCCATGCGTACCATATAACCAGCCATCGGGTCCCCATCGGAAGCTATTGAGGACTTCGTGGGTATCCTGCGTACCCCAGCCATCGAGCAATTTTTGGGGTGCACCGGTTGGGGTATCGGTTTTAAAATCAGTGGGAATAAACAACAGATAAGGTGCCGCACCGAGCCACACACCACCCATGCCTACCTCGATGCCACTGACCAGATTCAAGCCTTCGGCAAAGACTTTCTTCTTATCCAGGGTTCCGTCGCCATTGGTGTCTTCAAAAATCAGGATGCGGTCTCTCCCCTGCCCTTCCGGTGCCGGAACAGGGTACGTATGTCCCTCAACCACCCAAAGTCGGCCACGCCAGTCGATGGTGAAACAGATGGGTTTCACAATATCTGGTTCAGCAGCCGCCAGCGAAATTTTAAAGCCGTTGGGGAGGGTCATCACTTTGGCTGCTTCGGTACCCGAAAGACCAGCGTGAAGAACTGGGTCGAGTGGTGGCAGAATGATAATATCTTTCTGTTGTAGCTCGTTCGGGAAGGTCGGGCGGGTGGGGTAAAACAGGAATTCATCGAAGTTGATGTGCGCCCATTTGTCGTTGGCAATGTATGGAATTTGCGAAATCCCCGTCTCGTTGTCGATAATCCGAATGAAGATTTCCTGATTTAGATACGGTTTCAGATCAACGACAACGGGTTGAAGCGTAGCTCTCCCCTGCCCGGTGCTATGAAAAATGACTTTATTTGTACTTGCCTGCACGATTTCTACCCGCGTGTCCTGCAAGGCACCGCCCGAAACCCGAAAGGCGGCAAACGGCTGCGTGACTGTGAACGGAACAGACGTTAATGTCCCGGTCAGTTTATAATTGGTGGTACCGCCACTGCTCAGGAAGTACTTTCCGGCAAAGCCGATGGTCATGTCTTTTTCGTGAACGGGCGAAGGATCCTGATCAACAAGCGGGTTGGCAAACGCATCACCAGTGGCCGTCCAGTCTTTCAGCGTCCCTGTCTCGAAGTTAAGGTTCAGCGGCTGGCCATTTTTCGAGGGAATCTGACCAGCAATGGCGACATCGTTAACGTTGCCTTCCACTACCTCGAAGTTGCCCACCATACCGGCAGCCCGGTGGCCGGGAACCGTACAATAATAGGTGTCGCTTTTATCGGCGGTGAATGTAATGCTGGTGCTGGCACCCTTATCATTGATCGATTTACTTTTCAGGCCGAGTTTCTCAAGCGCGATATCATGCGTCATTTGCTCGGCATCGGTAATAGTAATTCGAACCCGATCGCCTTTGTTAGCTTTTAGGGTTGGGTTACGAGCCCC
Proteins encoded in this region:
- a CDS encoding FG-GAP repeat domain-containing protein, giving the protein MNTTTNIISRHILSGLLALCWIATAYGQEKSLFNVRQQQATNAAANVAKSTKPVVPDGDFKKTTITRDFISEGVAVADLNKDGKMDIVAGYYWFEAPNWTRHEMAPSRVFDPRKEYSESFLNLGMDVNLDGWDDVVIIDFPGKPAFWFENPKTKTDGAWKKHILADSVGIANESPGFIDIDGDGRLDILCGDKAKKQIIWLKPPVKPGDTEWQRFALSQENVPGTETFSHGIGFGDINKDGFNDVVVREGWFEGTADKKSANWVFHPADIGEPCSHMQILDVNGDGKNDVVSASAHALGIWWHEQVMDEQGKINFKTHLMSNTTAQTHSSIMTDLNGDGRKDYITGKRFLAHHGRDPGDSDPGILLWFEFTPGKAPYYKEHVIDNDSGAGLNIVTHDMNGDKKPDIVIANKNGVFLFENKVKK
- a CDS encoding PVC-type heme-binding CxxCH protein, yielding MNKFRLLISCLFVGLALPNPYSQAQAPKAKLAAATAQDAEKVDREYALEASMLGYFSKDGARNPTLKANKGDRVRITITDAEQMTHDIALEKLGLKSKSINDKGASTSITFTADKSDTYYCTVPGHRAAGMVGNFEVVEGNVNDVAIAGQIPSKNGQPLNLNFETGTLKDWTATGDAFANPLVDQDPSPVHEKDMTIGFAGKYFLSSGGTTNYKLTGTLTSVPFTVTQPFAAFRVSGGALQDTRVEIVQASTNKVIFHSTGQGRATLQPVVVDLKPYLNQEIFIRIIDNETGISQIPYIANDKWAHINFDEFLFYPTRPTFPNELQQKDIIILPPLDPVLHAGLSGTEAAKVMTLPNGFKISLAAAEPDIVKPICFTIDWRGRLWVVEGHTYPVPAPEGQGRDRILIFEDTNGDGTLDKKKVFAEGLNLVSGIEVGMGGVWLGAAPYLLFIPTDFKTDTPTGAPQKLLDGWGTQDTHEVLNSFRWGPDGWLYGTHGVFTHSNVGKPGAPDSERTKLNAGVWRFHPTTQKFELFAEGTSNPWGLDFNDYGHAFVTACVIPHMYQMIQGGRYFRQAGKHFNPYTYDDIKTHADHVHWLGERGPHAGNFRSASAGGGHAHSGAMIYLGGDSWPKEYRNDIFMNNINGARLNHDHPVREGSGYLVTHQPDFLVMNDSWSQWLNMKYDPSGSVFAIDWYDKNQCHSPNPDVHNKTMGRIFKITHENDKWVQVDLAKASDMGLVNYQLHPNEWYVRQARLLLQERGPNKKVHKALKEILAKNPDATRKLRALWALHVTKGLTEKELTDLLSNESDYVRSWAIQLLAEGKSVSPETLKRFAELAKTDNSALVRLYLSSAMLRLDPNQRWDVLDALVQKSEDKEDHNLPLLVWYAAEPLSAVDAKRALQMAEKAKLPKLLPYTVQRIGALGTEDSKKLLKELNDRVGKLEHSHETHELQSLIAKTLEE